The Actinomadura sp. WMMB 499 genome includes a window with the following:
- a CDS encoding TetR/AcrR family transcriptional regulator, producing MPGTPKPLRPRKSPRQERSANTRERIVQAAARVFTDHGYAAGTTNRIAEEADLSIGSLYQYFPNKDAILLELTRRHIQDGQRAVLAALERGLPRSWNERVAVFVDAAFEAHQGDPRLHQVLFEESPRPPALLAELHSLQDALVDTVADLLRADTNEDSTDNRLTAWLLVSTTESLTHRHLADRHAPELRVFRDELINLLMAYLQYQLEPKK from the coding sequence ATGCCGGGCACTCCCAAGCCCCTCAGACCCCGCAAATCCCCACGTCAGGAGCGTTCTGCGAACACGCGCGAAAGAATCGTCCAGGCGGCTGCTCGCGTTTTCACCGACCACGGCTACGCCGCCGGCACCACGAACCGCATCGCCGAGGAGGCCGACCTGTCGATCGGCTCCCTCTACCAGTACTTCCCGAACAAGGACGCAATTCTCCTCGAGCTCACCCGGCGCCACATTCAGGACGGCCAACGCGCGGTCCTCGCGGCGCTGGAGCGTGGGCTCCCCAGAAGCTGGAACGAACGAGTCGCCGTCTTCGTCGACGCCGCCTTCGAAGCTCACCAAGGCGACCCCCGGCTTCACCAGGTGCTGTTCGAGGAGTCCCCGCGTCCGCCCGCATTGCTGGCCGAGCTTCATTCCCTACAGGACGCCCTCGTCGACACGGTCGCCGACCTACTTCGCGCGGACACTAACGAAGACTCCACAGACAACAGACTCACCGCCTGGTTACTGGTGAGCACGACCGAATCCTTGACTCACCGGCACCTAGCCGACCGCCACGCTCCCGAACTCAGAGTCTTCCGGGACGAGCTGATCAATCTTCTGATGGCCTATCTGCAATACCAGCTAGAGCCCAAGAAATGA
- a CDS encoding alpha/beta hydrolase: MAVEYLEFFPEWVRKAEEPRPDTHWWQWRGMRIRLLRVIDPAAPVKYVVLHGAGGHARMLWPYVRLVAPAEVVAPDMPGYGLTRGGGRGLTYDMWVDLAAELVRMERERDDRPVVVLGASIGGMLAYSAVARSGADGLVVTCLLDVRDADARAAAARFGWMGRHAAPLLNGLRVLDGIRLPIRWLGRVSAMSNREDLNAAVAGDRLGGGGRIPLGFLRSYMTSVPEVEPEEFTACPVLMVHPGADRWTPAELSRPFFDRLAVERRLVILDGCGHMPVEDPGLRQMADALRTFNTDVASSRT, translated from the coding sequence ATGGCCGTCGAATACCTGGAGTTCTTCCCCGAATGGGTGCGTAAGGCGGAGGAGCCGCGGCCCGATACGCACTGGTGGCAGTGGCGTGGGATGCGGATCCGCCTGTTGCGGGTGATCGATCCGGCCGCACCGGTGAAGTACGTCGTACTGCACGGGGCGGGTGGACACGCGAGGATGCTGTGGCCCTACGTGCGGCTGGTGGCACCGGCGGAGGTTGTTGCGCCTGACATGCCCGGTTATGGCCTCACCCGTGGTGGAGGGCGTGGGCTGACGTACGACATGTGGGTGGATCTCGCGGCGGAGCTCGTCCGCATGGAGCGGGAGCGCGACGACCGTCCAGTGGTGGTTCTGGGGGCCAGCATCGGGGGGATGCTCGCCTACAGTGCGGTGGCGCGTTCCGGGGCGGACGGTCTCGTGGTGACCTGCCTGCTTGACGTGCGTGACGCGGATGCGCGCGCCGCCGCTGCCCGCTTCGGATGGATGGGGCGCCACGCGGCGCCGCTGTTGAACGGTCTGCGGGTTTTGGACGGGATTCGACTGCCGATCCGGTGGCTGGGGCGGGTGTCGGCGATGTCGAACCGAGAGGATCTGAACGCAGCCGTGGCGGGCGATCGGCTCGGCGGCGGGGGGCGGATTCCGCTGGGTTTTCTGCGCTCCTACATGACGTCGGTGCCGGAGGTGGAGCCGGAAGAGTTCACGGCCTGTCCGGTGCTGATGGTCCATCCGGGCGCGGACCGATGGACACCGGCGGAACTGAGCAGGCCGTTCTTCGATCGGCTTGCCGTGGAGCGGCGGCTGGTGATTCTGGACGGTTGCGGGCACATGCCGGTCG